One part of the Pogoniulus pusillus isolate bPogPus1 chromosome 34, bPogPus1.pri, whole genome shotgun sequence genome encodes these proteins:
- the AQP4 gene encoding aquaporin-4 produces the protein MSDGAAAPRRGKCGRLCRCESIMVAFKGVWTQPFWKAVSAEFLAMLIFVLLSLGSTINWGGAEKPLPVDMVLISLCFGLSIATMVQCFGHISGGHINPAVTVAMVCTRKISLAKSIFYIIAQCLGAIVGAGILYLVTPPSVVGGLGVTAVHGDLSAGHGLLVELIITFQLVFTIFASCDAKRSDVTGSVALAIGFSVAIGHLFAINYTGASMNPARSFGPAVIMGRWENQWVYWVGPIIGAVLAGALYEYVYCPDIELKRRFKDAFSKATQPSKGKYIEVDDNRSHVETDDLILKPGIVHVIDIDRGEDKKGRDPSSEVLSSV, from the exons ATGAGCGACGGAGCGGCCGCTCCGCGCCGCGG tAAGTGTGGACGTCTGTGTCGGTGTGAGAGCATCATGGTGGCCTTTAAAGGAGTCTGGACTCAGCCCTTCTGGAAAGCTGTTTCAGCAGAATTTTTGGCCATGCTCATTTTTGTCCTCCTCAGCCTTGGCTCTACAATCAACTGGggtggagcagagaagcccCTGCCTGTAGACATGGTCCTTATCTCCCTCTGCTTTGGACTCAGCATCGCAACCATGGTGCAGTGCTTCGGGCACATCAGCGGAGGCCACATTAACCCTGCTGTGACGGTGGCCATGGTCTGCACAAGGAAGATCAGCCTTGCCAAGTCCATCTTCTACATCATTGCCCAGTGCCTGGGGGCCATCGTGGGTGCTGGCATCCTTTACCTTGTCACACCACCCAGTGTGGtgggagggctgggagtcacTGCG GTGCATGGGGATCTCTCTGCTGGCCATgggctgctggtggagctgaTAATTACATTCCAGCTGGTGTTCACTATTTTTGCCAGCTGTGATGCCAAACGAAGTGATGTCACCGGCTCAGTAGCTTTAGCAATTGGATTTTCTGTGGCAATTGGACATTTATTTGCT ATCAATTACACTGGTGCCAGCATGAACCCTGCTCGATCATTTGGACCTGCTGTCATCATGGGGAGATGGGAGAACCAATGG GTGTATTGGGTGGGACCAATAATAGGAGCAGTCCTTGCTGGGGCTCTCTATGAGTACGTCTACTGCCCGGACATCGAACTGAAGCGCCGCTTCAAAGATGCCTTCAGCAAGGCCACTCAGCCATCCAAAGGCAAATACATCGAGGTGGATGACAACAGGAGCCACGTGGAGACAGATGACCTGATCCTGAAGCCTGGCATAGTTCATGTGATTGATATTGACAGGGGTGAGGACAAGAAGGGAAGAGATCCCTCCAGCGAGGTGTTGTCGTCCGTATGA